The sequence CAAGCGTGCAGCGGCTGCTCGGGATCGCCGCCGACTCGCTCGAAGGCCAGGGTTTCGGCCAGCGCGGCGCTCAAGTAGCACCCGCCGCGCGCCACCTTGCGCACGGCCGTCACCAGTTGTTCCGGAGCGCACTGCTTGCTGAGGAAACCGGCGGCACCCGCGCGCAAGGCGCGGACGGCGTATTGCTGCTCGTCATGGATCGTCAGCATCAGCACCCGCGGGCCGGTCTGGGTACGCGCCGCCAGTCGCTTGAGCACATCGAAGCCGCTGCAATCGGGGAATTCGACGTCGAGCAGCAGCAGATCCCACTTGCTCGCCCGCACCTTCTGCAACACCTCCTGCCCGGTACTGGCTTCGCCCACCTGAACAGGCTCGTGCGCCTTTTCCAGGATC is a genomic window of Deltaproteobacteria bacterium containing:
- a CDS encoding response regulator transcription factor — protein: MKVLVADDHAVVRAGIKRILEKAHEPVQVGEASTGQEVLQKVRASKWDLLLLDVEFPDCSGFDVLKRLAARTQTGPRVLMLTIHDEQQYAVRALRAGAAGFLSKQCAPEQLVTAVRKVARGGCYLSAALAETLAFERVGGDPEQPLHACLSDREFQVLCSLAAGQSLTEIARTLGISVKTISTHRTRMLAKMRMKSTAELIRYALRHRLAH